A stretch of the Flavobacterium sp. 5 genome encodes the following:
- a CDS encoding SusC/RagA family TonB-linked outer membrane protein, translating into MRKIFLIVMVIFTTQVTLAQVKTIKGLVSDAKGIPLPSANISVKGESNSTSTDFDGSFTIEAKTGATLEISYLGYETKSVTVGESNTINVKLNEAGSTALTEVVVTSLGIKKSKKSLTYSAQELKGEEVTRVKDANMMNSLSGKVAGLIVGKSSAGAGGSVKVTIRGNSSATSNQPLYVIDGIPMLNSSSTQSNQVFGDTAGGNRDGGDAISMMNPDDIESMTVLKGASASALYGSQGANGVILVTTKKGKEGKVTANFNSSVFADNVVSLPEFQTSYGAEAGATTTWGAKKNSPDHVKDFYNTGMTYINSVGINGGTDKMSTSLTFANTKVDGIIPTNEFKKNNIALRQSIKMFDDRVTVDASLSYAEQKIVNKPVNALYFNPLTGVYLFPRGNDFDYYKNNFEVFDPARNLMTQNWPTGTSDIIQNPYWILNRNQSIDKNQSLISSAAISYKANNWLSVKARGGYNKLSNTFDKRMYAGTNLTLSGANGRYIYSDSESSQLYGDLIATINTKFNDAFSFNAVVGTSLTKSTVNDAIINDSGTTKGGLVYANWFNIGNFDSVGKNNQLVGANKEVQSVFASATFGYQEMLFLDVTGRNDWSSTLVNTDNLGFFYPSVGLTAIISEMVKLPEAITFGKVRASYAQVGNDVGAFLTTPLNTIVGGQFSVPQVGQSPTSSLKPEKQNSFELGTEWRFAQNRIGFDFTYYQNETKNQLIQAPAPVPNTIGYANYAFNAGSIQNKGFEITLSAKPVIAGDFSWDLNLNYASNKNTVLDLGPGVNGGVNTVVLTNGDPNSYRYVLEVGKPFGQIQGKNIVRNDQGQILLDADGRIQKTAFQDLGSSNPDFMLGFSNTFKYKKAFLNVLVDGRFGGHVMSMTQAMLDFYGVSQVTADARDAGGVAINAVDTNGNAVTTMSAKDYYNQVGDRSGATGEYMYKATNVKLGELSLGYSFDFSKTTIFKTVNVSLVGKNLFFFYKDAPFDPNVTLSSGEGLQGVDIFGMPSTRSIGVNLNLTF; encoded by the coding sequence ATGAGAAAAATTTTTTTAATCGTAATGGTTATTTTTACTACGCAAGTTACCCTTGCGCAGGTAAAAACAATCAAGGGTTTGGTTTCTGATGCAAAGGGTATTCCTTTACCTTCTGCAAACATTAGTGTGAAAGGAGAATCAAATAGTACCTCTACAGATTTTGATGGTAGTTTTACTATTGAGGCTAAAACTGGTGCTACTCTAGAAATTTCATATTTAGGATATGAAACCAAAAGTGTAACAGTAGGAGAGTCTAATACTATTAATGTAAAATTAAACGAGGCAGGTTCTACAGCTTTGACAGAAGTAGTAGTAACTTCATTAGGTATCAAAAAATCTAAAAAATCGTTAACTTACTCAGCTCAAGAATTAAAAGGAGAAGAAGTTACCAGGGTAAAAGATGCTAACATGATGAACAGTTTATCTGGAAAGGTTGCTGGTCTAATTGTTGGTAAAAGTTCAGCTGGTGCAGGTGGGTCAGTAAAAGTAACTATTCGTGGTAATTCTTCAGCAACAAGCAATCAGCCTTTGTATGTGATTGATGGTATTCCTATGTTGAATAGCTCTTCTACTCAATCAAATCAAGTTTTTGGAGATACAGCAGGAGGTAATAGAGATGGTGGAGATGCTATTTCTATGATGAATCCTGATGATATTGAGTCTATGACAGTTCTTAAAGGAGCTTCTGCATCGGCTTTATACGGTTCTCAAGGAGCTAATGGTGTTATCTTAGTAACAACTAAAAAAGGTAAAGAAGGTAAAGTAACAGCTAATTTCAATTCAAGTGTTTTTGCGGATAATGTAGTTTCATTGCCAGAATTTCAAACTTCTTACGGTGCTGAGGCTGGTGCTACAACTACTTGGGGAGCTAAGAAAAATTCTCCTGATCATGTAAAAGATTTTTACAATACAGGTATGACTTATATTAATTCTGTTGGAATTAACGGGGGTACAGATAAAATGTCAACAAGTCTTACTTTTGCTAATACTAAAGTTGATGGTATTATACCAACAAATGAATTTAAGAAAAACAATATTGCTCTTCGTCAAAGTATCAAGATGTTTGATGATAGAGTAACAGTTGATGCTTCGTTATCTTATGCTGAGCAAAAAATCGTAAACAAACCAGTAAATGCATTGTATTTTAATCCATTAACTGGTGTTTATTTATTCCCAAGAGGAAATGATTTTGATTATTATAAAAACAATTTTGAAGTTTTTGACCCGGCTAGAAACTTAATGACACAAAACTGGCCAACAGGTACTAGTGATATTATTCAAAATCCTTATTGGATTTTAAACAGAAATCAATCAATTGATAAAAATCAATCTTTAATTTCTTCTGCAGCAATTAGTTATAAAGCTAATAATTGGTTAAGTGTTAAGGCTAGAGGAGGTTATAATAAATTAAGTAATACATTTGACAAAAGAATGTATGCTGGTACAAATTTAACATTATCTGGAGCTAATGGAAGGTATATTTATTCTGATAGTGAAAGTTCTCAGTTGTATGGTGATTTAATTGCTACTATTAATACAAAATTCAATGATGCTTTTTCTTTCAATGCTGTTGTAGGTACAAGTTTAACTAAATCAACAGTTAATGATGCGATTATAAATGATTCGGGTACAACAAAAGGTGGATTGGTTTATGCAAACTGGTTTAATATAGGAAACTTTGATTCTGTTGGAAAAAATAATCAACTTGTTGGAGCTAATAAAGAAGTGCAATCTGTTTTTGCTAGTGCTACTTTTGGATATCAAGAAATGTTATTTCTTGATGTAACAGGAAGAAATGATTGGTCGTCTACATTGGTTAATACTGATAATTTAGGTTTCTTTTATCCTTCAGTAGGTCTTACAGCGATTATTAGTGAAATGGTTAAATTGCCTGAGGCAATTACTTTTGGAAAAGTTAGAGCTTCTTATGCTCAGGTAGGTAATGATGTTGGTGCTTTTTTAACTACACCTTTAAATACTATAGTTGGAGGTCAATTTAGTGTTCCTCAAGTTGGTCAAAGTCCAACTTCATCTTTAAAACCAGAAAAACAAAATTCATTTGAGCTTGGTACAGAATGGAGATTTGCTCAAAACAGAATTGGATTTGATTTTACATATTACCAAAACGAAACAAAAAATCAATTAATACAAGCTCCAGCTCCAGTTCCGAATACTATAGGATATGCTAATTATGCATTTAATGCAGGTAGTATTCAAAATAAAGGATTTGAGATAACATTATCTGCTAAGCCAGTTATTGCAGGTGATTTCTCTTGGGACTTAAATTTAAATTATGCTTCAAACAAAAATACAGTTTTAGATTTAGGACCTGGTGTTAATGGTGGTGTTAATACAGTTGTTTTAACTAACGGAGACCCTAATAGTTATAGATATGTTTTAGAGGTTGGAAAACCATTTGGACAAATTCAAGGTAAAAATATTGTAAGAAATGACCAAGGTCAAATTTTATTAGATGCTGATGGTCGTATTCAAAAAACTGCATTTCAAGATTTAGGAAGCTCAAATCCTGATTTTATGTTAGGTTTTTCTAATACATTCAAATACAAAAAAGCTTTCTTAAATGTACTTGTTGATGGAAGATTTGGTGGACATGTAATGAGTATGACTCAAGCAATGTTAGATTTTTATGGTGTGTCTCAAGTAACAGCTGATGCAAGAGATGCTGGAGGAGTTGCTATAAATGCAGTTGATACAAATGGAAATGCTGTAACTACAATGTCTGCTAAAGATTACTACAATCAAGTTGGAGATAGAAGTGGTGCTACAGGTGAGTATATGTACAAAGCTACAAACGTTAAGTTAGGTGAGCTTTCATTAGGATATTCTTTTGATTTCAGTAAAACAACTATTTTTAAGACTGTGAATGTTTCACTTGTTGGTAAAAACTTATTTTTCTTCTATAAAGATGCTCCGTTTGATCCAAACGTAACTTTAAGTTCAGGAGAAGGTTTACAAGGAGTAGATATTTTTGGAATGCCATCTACAAGAAGTATTGGTGTTAATTTAAATTTAACTTTCTAA